One part of the Eubalaena glacialis isolate mEubGla1 chromosome 19, mEubGla1.1.hap2.+ XY, whole genome shotgun sequence genome encodes these proteins:
- the TMEM98 gene encoding transmembrane protein 98: METVVIVAIGVLATIFLASFAALVVVCRQRYCRPRDLLQRYDSKPIVDLIGAMETQSEPSELELDDVVITNPHIEAILENEDWIEDASGLMSHCIAILKICHTLTEKLVAMTMGSGAKMKTSASVSDIIVVAKRISPRVDDVVKSMYPPLDPKLLDARTTALLLSVSHLVLVTRNACHLTGGLDWIDQSLSAAEEHLEVLREAALASEPDKGLPGPEGFLQEQSAI, from the exons ATGGAGACCGTGGTGATTGTTGCCATAGGTGTGCTGGCCACCATCTTTCTGGCCTCGTTTGCAGCCTTGGTGGTGGTTTGCAGACAGCGCTACTGCCGGCCTCGAGATCTCCTGCAGCGCTATGATTCCAA GCCCATTGTGGACCTCATCGGCGCCATGGAGACCCAGTCTGAGCCCTCGGAGCTAGAACTGGACGATGTCGTCATCACCAACCCCCACATCGAGGCCATCCTGGAGAACGAAGACTGGATTGAAGATGCCTC GGGTCTCATGTCCCACTGCATTGCCATCTTGAAG ATTTGTCACACTCTGACGGAAAAACTTGTTGCCATGACAATGGGCTCGGGGGCCAAGATGAAGACCTCAGCCAGTGTCAGTGACATCATCGTGGTGGCCAAGCGGATCAGCCCCAG AGTGGACGATGTTGTGAAGTCAATGTACCCTCCATTGGACCCGAAGCTCCTGGATGCCCG gaCAACTGCCCTGCTTCTCTCTGTCAGTCATCTGGTGCTGGTGACCAGGAACGCCTGCCACCTGACCGGGGGCCTGGATTGGATTGACCAGTCACTGTCAGCTGCCGAGGAGCACTTGGAAGTCCTTCGAGAAGCAGCCCTGGCTTCGGAGCCAGATAAAGGTCTCCCAGGCCCTGAAGGCTTCCTGCAGGAGCAGTCGGCCATTTAG